From a single Sebastes umbrosus isolate fSebUmb1 chromosome 17, fSebUmb1.pri, whole genome shotgun sequence genomic region:
- the thap12a gene encoding THAP domain containing 12a — MMQNHCAVPSCTSGRSDSQPLFRFPYDPERSKKWVEKCQRQDLLDKSPDQLYRYYRLCGKHFETSAVDSEAQSTVLKDDAIPTIFDAPSQSQNGQGKRGKETTKDDDKDSKGRKKIKKSPAETAKKDDQTLPEEEEYKVYLKSLFEVLVLLGEQSIPPTGPGDGKQDGSSNFQALLEYRMNCGDEAFKKRYDVNKECCSSAQLNQLIEVCEKCIHSKLVEEVQQNGFFSLLTDDLVKISGEWYVPVFLRYVDQSNCQQERFFGFLSFEGDGDALAEKLLSEITDKWGLDMEQCRGQAHSCSGTHFSKIKTFTAKLMERYPMAVPTLRSTRTLNLSLANGMALSGVQLVMSTFKRIESFFSQSPLLQLELEHAIMIFYPDKEEKAKELKEICGSSWTTRNDAFEVAVEILEALLLCVDSVHDNEDMRWSDQVTHSALEISKALADFEFVMALVVLKNALTLTQAFGKNVQGEATDAHFAAVSLKAVLHSLKEVSDNIDVYHEFWNDEAITLATAMEIPVKVPRSFLRKHQSESGAIRPESHYKEHLSVPVVEHVIKEMNDLFCEDHLKALRCLSLVPAVIEQNKSTKPEEENVQVFKNDIPNAGTLSAELHCWWVKWSKKGKGETFPSNLHETLQLADVKFFPNMLAVLRLIGILPTLALEDSCDVAYKRFQMYMENTPDKFKSKSLALLNMNYDVGFDLDSMVEVYMKTYPDRENVS, encoded by the exons GTCCAAGAAGTGGGTTGAAAAATGCCAGAGGCAAGATCTCCTGGACAAATCCCCAGACCAGCTGTACAGATACTACAGACTTTGTGGGAAACATTTTGAAACATCTGCGGTTGATAGT GAGGCTCAGAGTACAGTGTTGAAGGACGATGCCATACCAACTATCTTTGATGCACCAAGCCAATCTCAAAACGGGCAGGGGAAGCGCGGTAAAGAGACG ACCAAAGATGATGACAAGGACAGTAAAGGGAGAAAGA AAATCAAAAAGTCTCCAGCAGAGACGGCTAAGAAAGATGACCAGACACTCCCAGAGGAAGAAGAGTACAAGGTGTATCTGAAGTCATTATTTGAAGTTCTTGTACTGTTGGGAGAGCAAAGCATTCCTCCGACAGGACCTGGTGATGGTAAACAGGATGGGTCGAGCAACTTTCAGGCGTTGTTAGAATATCGCATGAATTGTGGAGATGAAGCCTTTAAGAAGCGGTACGACGTGAATAAGGAGTGCTGCTCCTCAGCTCAGCTGAATCAGTTGATTGAGGTGTGCGAGAAATGCATCCACAGTAAGCTGGTGGAGGAAGTTCAGCAAAACGGCTTTTTCTCATTGCTTACCGATGACTTGGTGAAGATCTCAGGAGAATGGTACGTCCCCGTCTTTCTCCGTTATGTGGACCAGTCTAACTGCCAGCAGGAGAGGTTTTTTGGATTCTTGTCCTTTGAAGGAGACGGAGACGCCTTAGCAGAGAAACTGCTGTCTGAAATAACCGACAAATGGGGCTTGGATATGGAACAGTGTAGAGGCCAAGCCCACTCCTGCTCTGGGACACattttagtaaaataaaaacattcactGCCAAACTGATGGAGAGGTATCCAATGGCGGTGCCTACACTAAGATCTACTCGTACGTTGAACCTGTCATTGGCAAATGGTATGGCTTTGTCAGGGGTTCAGCTTGTCATGTCGACCTTTAAGAGGATCGAGTCATTCTTCAGTCAGTCCCCTTTACTGCAGTTGGAGTTGGAGCACGCCATTATGATTTTCTACCCGGACAAAGAGGAGAAGGCCAAGGAGCTGAAGGAGATCTGTGGAAGCAGCTGGACCACGCGAAATGACGCGTTTGAGGTGGCGGTGGAAATCCTAGAGGCGTTACTACTCTGTGTGGACAGCGTTCACGACAACGAGGACATGAGGTGGAGCGATCAAGTCACACACAGCGCCCTAGAGATTTCAAAAGCACTAGCTGATTTTGAGTTTGTCATGGCGCTGGTGGTGCTGAAAAACGCCCTGACACTGACGCAAGCGTTTGGGAAGAACGTGCAAGGGGAAGCAACAGATGCCCACTTTGCTGCAGTCAGTTTAAAAGCTGTATTGCACTCCCTGAAGGAAGTGTCTGATAACATCGATGTGTACCATGAGTTCTGGAACGATGAGGCCATCACTCTAGCCACCGCGATGGAGATCCCGGTCAAGGTTCCTCGGTCATTCTTGAGAAAGCACCAGTCAGAATCAGGAGCCATACGCCCGGAGAGTCACTACAAGGAGCACCTGTCTGTTCCCGTGGTGGAGCATGTCATCAAAGAAATGAATGATCTCTTCTGCGAGGACCACCTGAAGGCCCTGAGATGTCTGTCGCTGGTCCCTGCTGTCATAGAGCAGAACAAGTCTACTAAACCAGAGGAAGAGAATGTGCAGGTGTTCAAAAACGACATCCCTAACGCAGGAACCCTCTCCGCCGAGCTGCACTGCTGGTGGGTTAAATGGAGCAAAAAGGGCAAAGGCGAGACTTTCCCGTCCAATCTCCACGAAACACTACAGCTGGCCGATGTCAAGTTTTTCCCAAACATGCTCGCGGTTCTGAGGCTGATCGGCATCCTGCCCACATTGGCTCTGGAGGACAGCTGCGATGTAGCGTACAAGCGCTTCCAGATGTACATGGAGAACACGCCTGACAAATTCAAATCAAAAAGTCTTGCTCTATTGAACATGAACTATGATGTTGGGTTTGATCTGGACTCGATGGTTGAGGTCTACATGAAGACATACCCTGACAGGGAGAATGTGTCTTAG